One region of Streptomyces subrutilus genomic DNA includes:
- a CDS encoding GNAT family N-acetyltransferase — MGDWGIRPASASDVEAVAELRAEVLRADLERLGRYDEQRVRQRLRDGFDPAHTWVIEAGGAFAGCVALRPAEDAHWLEHFYLAPGLQGSGIGSAVLRQLLERCDRRGVQVRLNVLRGSAARRLYERHGFSVEAEDAVDEFMVRKAG; from the coding sequence ATGGGGGACTGGGGCATCAGGCCGGCCTCGGCGTCGGACGTCGAGGCCGTGGCCGAGTTGCGTGCGGAGGTGCTGCGGGCGGATTTGGAACGGCTCGGCCGGTACGACGAGCAGCGGGTGCGGCAGCGGCTGCGGGACGGGTTCGACCCGGCCCACACCTGGGTGATCGAGGCGGGCGGCGCGTTCGCCGGCTGCGTGGCGCTGCGGCCGGCCGAGGACGCCCACTGGCTGGAGCACTTCTACCTGGCTCCGGGGCTACAGGGCAGCGGCATCGGGTCGGCGGTCCTGCGGCAGCTGCTGGAGCGGTGTGACCGCCGCGGTGTCCAGGTCCGGTTGAACGTGCTCCGGGGGAGTGCGGCCCGACGGCTGTACGAACGGCACGGATTCTCGGTGGAAGCCGAGGACGCGGTGGACGAGTTCATGGTGCGGAAGGCGGGCTGA
- the mgrA gene encoding L-glyceraldehyde 3-phosphate reductase — MTDTNPYRADPARYDSMEYRRTGHSGLKLPAISLGLWHNFGDDKSLESQRAILRRAFDLGITHFDLANNYGPPPGSAELNFGKVLAQDFAAYRDELVLSTKAGYLMHPGPYGEWGSRKYLLSSLDASLGRMGVDYVDIFYSHRFDPQTPLEETMGALASAVQQGKALYVGVSSYTAEQTAEAVRILRGMGVRPLIHQPSYSMINRWTEDDGLLDTLEDAGMGCIAFAPLAQGLLTGKYLDEIPEGSRATQGKSLNPDLLSDDVLRRLGGLNQIAVRRGQSLAQLALKWVLRDDRMTSALIGASSVRQLEENVAALAADPLSEAELKEIDSFAVSTPGTNLWAQRG; from the coding sequence GTGACTGATACCAATCCCTATCGGGCAGACCCCGCGCGGTACGACTCCATGGAGTACCGGCGCACGGGTCACAGCGGCCTCAAGCTCCCCGCCATCTCCCTCGGCCTCTGGCACAACTTCGGAGACGACAAGTCGCTCGAGTCCCAGCGGGCGATCCTCCGCCGGGCCTTCGACCTCGGCATCACCCACTTCGACCTGGCGAACAACTACGGTCCGCCGCCCGGGTCGGCCGAGCTGAACTTCGGGAAGGTCCTCGCGCAGGACTTCGCTGCCTACCGCGACGAGCTGGTCCTCTCCACCAAGGCCGGCTACCTGATGCACCCCGGGCCGTACGGCGAATGGGGCAGCCGCAAGTACCTGCTGAGCTCCCTGGACGCTTCGCTCGGCCGGATGGGCGTGGACTACGTCGACATCTTCTACTCGCACCGCTTCGACCCGCAGACCCCGCTCGAGGAGACCATGGGCGCCCTGGCGTCCGCGGTCCAGCAGGGCAAGGCGCTCTACGTCGGCGTCTCCTCGTACACGGCGGAGCAGACGGCCGAGGCGGTGCGGATCCTGCGCGGGATGGGGGTGCGCCCCCTGATCCACCAGCCCTCGTACTCCATGATCAACCGCTGGACCGAGGACGACGGGCTGCTGGACACCCTCGAGGACGCGGGGATGGGCTGCATCGCCTTCGCGCCGCTCGCGCAGGGGCTGCTGACGGGCAAGTACCTTGACGAGATCCCTGAGGGCTCGCGGGCCACCCAGGGCAAGTCGCTCAACCCGGACCTGCTCTCGGACGACGTGCTGCGCCGGCTGGGCGGGCTGAACCAGATCGCCGTGCGGCGCGGCCAGTCGCTGGCGCAGCTGGCGCTGAAGTGGGTGCTGCGCGACGACCGGATGACCTCGGCGCTGATCGGCGCGTCGAGCGTGCGGCAGCTGGAGGAGAACGTGGCCGCGCTGGCGGCGGATCCGCTCTCCGAGGCCGAGCTGAAGGAGATCGACTCCTTCGCGGTGTCCACCCCCGGCACCAACCTGTGGGCCCAGCGCGGCTGA
- a CDS encoding polysaccharide deacetylase family protein yields the protein MGFWTRMNEKGIRARAVVAASAVAVAATVWGVATAVESGHGPAHQNVSRQKEAGNRGGQAGPQQPQRIPEGIAHASEGGANAVNITIDDGPDPRWTPAVLDVLKKYGAKATFCMIGPQAKAHPDLVKKVVAAGHRLCDHTMDHDTAMDKKPVAYQEQQILDAKRLIEEAAGAGAKVDYYRAPGGAFTPDSRRIAAAHGMRPLGWNVDTKDFGKPGTAAIVDAVKRELGNGPTVLFHDGGGNRAQTVDALDRVLAWLGEQGRPTGFPVHAVPEGPEGPEAPDAS from the coding sequence ATGGGGTTCTGGACACGCATGAACGAGAAGGGCATCCGGGCCCGCGCGGTCGTCGCGGCCTCCGCCGTCGCCGTGGCGGCGACGGTGTGGGGCGTGGCGACCGCGGTGGAGTCGGGGCACGGACCCGCGCACCAGAACGTGTCCCGGCAGAAGGAGGCCGGGAACCGGGGCGGCCAGGCCGGGCCGCAGCAGCCGCAGCGGATACCCGAGGGCATAGCCCACGCCTCGGAGGGCGGCGCGAACGCCGTCAACATCACCATCGACGACGGCCCCGACCCCCGCTGGACCCCGGCGGTCCTGGACGTGCTGAAGAAGTACGGTGCCAAGGCGACCTTCTGCATGATCGGGCCGCAGGCCAAGGCCCACCCCGACCTCGTCAAAAAGGTCGTCGCGGCCGGCCACCGGCTCTGCGACCACACCATGGACCACGACACGGCCATGGACAAGAAGCCCGTCGCCTACCAGGAACAGCAGATCCTGGACGCGAAGCGGCTGATCGAGGAAGCCGCCGGAGCCGGCGCGAAGGTCGACTACTACCGGGCCCCCGGCGGCGCCTTCACCCCCGACAGCCGGCGCATCGCCGCCGCGCACGGGATGCGCCCGCTCGGCTGGAACGTGGACACCAAGGACTTCGGCAAGCCGGGCACGGCCGCCATCGTCGACGCCGTCAAGCGCGAACTCGGCAACGGCCCGACCGTGCTCTTCCACGACGGCGGCGGCAACCGCGCGCAGACCGTCGACGCCCTCGACCGGGTGCTGGCCTGGCTGGGGGAGCAGGGCCGGCCGACCGGCTTCCCGGTGCACGCCGTCCCCGAAGGCCCCGAAGGCCCCGAAGCCCCCGACGCCTCCTGA
- a CDS encoding nuclear transport factor 2 family protein: MTATIAAVRPPLPPFTEETARAKVQAAEDAWNSRDPERVALAYTEDSVWRNRDRFLTGRAEIREFLTAKWRRELDYRLRKELWAYAGNRISVRFEYEWHDAAGQWWRSHGNEQWEFDLDGLMRRREASINDVPIAAEDRRLV, from the coding sequence ATGACCGCCACCATCGCCGCCGTACGTCCGCCCCTGCCGCCCTTCACCGAGGAGACCGCCCGCGCCAAGGTCCAGGCCGCCGAAGACGCCTGGAACAGCCGGGACCCCGAGCGCGTCGCACTCGCCTACACCGAGGACTCGGTCTGGAGGAACCGCGACCGGTTCCTCACCGGGCGCGCCGAGATCCGGGAGTTCCTCACCGCGAAGTGGCGGCGCGAGCTGGACTACCGGCTCCGCAAGGAGCTCTGGGCGTACGCCGGCAACCGCATCTCCGTCCGCTTCGAGTACGAGTGGCACGACGCCGCCGGCCAGTGGTGGCGCAGCCACGGCAACGAGCAGTGGGAGTTCGACCTCGACGGGCTGATGCGGCGGCGCGAGGCCAGCATCAACGACGTTCCCATCGCGGCCGAGGATCGCCGGCTCGTCTGA
- a CDS encoding SMI1/KNR4 family protein — protein MTENARIKALEQIMPATHGADEDIDWQSAEAAWGTAFPADFVAFMGRFGAGSINGEASILLPLPKPGLQWVPAEMAEETDNARQVWEAEGGRAAFDVDPEAIIAWGVTGGSDILCWLTSDPDPDRWPVVVCGRHTADSFAVYPYGMAEFLYRLCSDEFDVSPVSITFWDGGHLSFVHWRKAQRRWQEGRNPETGEPDPYAGEFTD, from the coding sequence ATGACGGAGAACGCGCGGATCAAGGCGCTGGAGCAGATCATGCCGGCGACGCACGGCGCCGACGAGGACATCGACTGGCAGAGCGCCGAGGCAGCCTGGGGCACGGCGTTCCCGGCCGACTTCGTCGCCTTCATGGGCCGTTTCGGCGCGGGTTCCATCAACGGTGAGGCCAGCATCCTGCTGCCCCTCCCCAAGCCCGGACTCCAGTGGGTGCCGGCGGAGATGGCCGAGGAGACCGACAACGCCCGCCAGGTCTGGGAGGCGGAGGGCGGCCGGGCCGCCTTCGACGTGGACCCGGAGGCGATCATCGCCTGGGGCGTCACCGGCGGCTCCGACATCCTGTGCTGGCTCACGTCCGACCCCGACCCGGACCGCTGGCCGGTCGTGGTGTGCGGGCGGCACACCGCCGACTCCTTCGCCGTCTACCCGTACGGCATGGCCGAATTCCTCTACCGGCTCTGCTCCGACGAGTTCGACGTGAGCCCGGTCAGCATCACCTTCTGGGACGGCGGCCACCTCAGCTTCGTCCACTGGCGCAAGGCCCAGCGCAGGTGGCAGGAGGGCCGCAACCCCGAGACGGGCGAACCCGACCCGTACGCGGGCGAATTCACCGACTGA
- a CDS encoding response regulator, with protein MAARLSVLIADGNPVIRAGLAAILCEAEDIEVVAQASDGREALSLTRRHAPDVVLLDVRMPGVDGISALPHLVQLAPVLMLTYSRESEIVCETLLLGAGGYLVHGEFTAPDLLRAVRDAPEGRPHFTPTAASALLSELRTSSQQQRTVAPSSERMHNSVVFGLSSREVEIMDLIASGMNNQQIAAACFISEKTVKNHINRIFAKLHSTTRSEAIARWLGTARPGVTGHG; from the coding sequence GTGGCCGCCCGACTGAGCGTGCTGATCGCCGATGGCAACCCGGTCATCAGGGCGGGCCTGGCGGCGATCCTGTGCGAGGCCGAGGACATCGAGGTCGTAGCCCAGGCGTCGGACGGCCGCGAGGCCCTGAGCCTGACCCGCCGGCACGCCCCGGACGTGGTCCTGCTGGACGTCCGGATGCCGGGGGTGGACGGCATCTCCGCCCTGCCGCACCTCGTGCAGCTGGCGCCCGTACTGATGCTGACGTACAGCCGTGAGTCCGAAATCGTCTGCGAAACCCTGCTGCTGGGCGCGGGCGGCTACCTGGTGCACGGCGAGTTCACGGCGCCCGACCTGCTCCGCGCCGTCCGCGACGCCCCCGAGGGCCGCCCCCACTTCACCCCGACGGCGGCAAGCGCCCTCCTGTCCGAACTCCGCACCTCTTCGCAACAGCAACGAACTGTGGCACCCTCGTCTGAGCGGATGCACAACTCTGTTGTCTTCGGGCTGAGTTCGCGGGAGGTGGAGATCATGGATCTGATCGCGTCCGGGATGAACAACCAGCAGATCGCGGCCGCCTGCTTCATCAGCGAGAAGACGGTCAAGAACCACATCAACCGCATCTTCGCCAAACTCCACAGCACCACGCGCAGCGAGGCCATAGCCCGCTGGCTGGGAACCGCCCGTCCAGGAGTGACCGGTCATGGGTAG
- a CDS encoding DUF192 domain-containing protein: MANWQDGTATLHTGTTAVPLEIAASYRARTRGLLRRTGIAGALLLTPAASVHTFRMRFAIDVAYLDRNLRVLAVVTMPPGRLGLPRPRSRHVLEAAAGAMAGWGLRPGVAVRVDRS; the protein is encoded by the coding sequence ATGGCGAACTGGCAGGACGGCACGGCCACGCTCCACACCGGCACGACGGCGGTCCCCCTGGAGATCGCCGCCTCCTACCGCGCCCGCACCCGCGGCCTCCTCCGCCGCACCGGCATCGCCGGGGCGCTGCTGCTGACCCCCGCGGCGAGCGTGCACACCTTCCGGATGCGCTTCGCGATCGACGTCGCGTACCTCGACCGGAACCTGCGCGTCCTGGCCGTGGTGACCATGCCCCCGGGGCGGCTCGGGCTGCCCCGACCCCGCTCCCGGCACGTCCTGGAGGCCGCGGCCGGGGCGATGGCCGGCTGGGGGCTGCGGCCGGGCGTCGCCGTGCGCGTGGACAGGTCCTAG
- a CDS encoding DUF5936 domain-containing protein codes for MALLLALAVALSVLGAFHGIRLYRADVKLPTDLALALEVGATRTTAVGSLVDRMGIRWAPAVLRAMGPGRVARKRRQIDMAGNPAGLTIDRYAARRAVYGALGALGAFSMLINGQLVPALLMVAFGLFWIEVGLWSAIRVRRDHIERTLPDFLDVLAVVVSAGLGFRQALERVAHKYEGPWADEIRITLQQMDMGVSRRQAFDELRRRNDSEQVAQFVTALQQGEELGSPIVDTLIAIADDMRRTDAQNARRRAARAVPKATFAVTMFMLPGTLILLVCGFVYGANVDFDALFGGG; via the coding sequence ATCGCTCTCCTCCTGGCCCTGGCCGTGGCGCTGTCCGTCCTCGGTGCCTTCCACGGGATCCGGCTCTACCGGGCCGACGTCAAACTCCCGACCGACCTCGCGCTGGCGCTGGAGGTCGGCGCCACGCGTACGACGGCCGTCGGCTCGCTGGTGGACCGGATGGGCATCCGCTGGGCCCCGGCGGTCCTGCGCGCGATGGGACCGGGCCGGGTGGCCCGCAAGCGCCGCCAGATCGACATGGCGGGCAACCCGGCGGGCCTGACGATCGACCGCTACGCGGCGCGCCGCGCGGTGTACGGAGCCCTCGGCGCCCTGGGCGCCTTCTCGATGCTGATCAACGGACAGCTCGTACCGGCCCTGCTGATGGTGGCCTTCGGCCTGTTCTGGATCGAGGTCGGGCTGTGGTCGGCGATCCGGGTCCGCCGCGACCACATCGAGCGGACCCTGCCGGACTTCCTGGACGTGCTCGCGGTCGTGGTCAGCGCGGGGCTCGGCTTCCGGCAGGCGCTGGAGCGGGTGGCGCACAAGTACGAGGGCCCGTGGGCGGACGAGATCCGGATCACGCTGCAGCAGATGGACATGGGCGTGAGCCGACGCCAGGCCTTCGACGAGCTGCGCCGCCGCAACGACAGCGAACAGGTCGCGCAGTTCGTGACGGCCCTCCAGCAGGGCGAGGAACTCGGCTCCCCGATCGTGGACACCCTGATCGCGATCGCCGACGACATGCGGCGCACGGACGCCCAGAACGCCCGCCGGCGGGCGGCGCGGGCCGTTCCGAAGGCCACGTTCGCCGTCACCATGTTCATGCTGCCGGGCACGCTGATCCTGCTGGTCTGCGGATTCGTCTACGGCGCGAACGTCGACTTCGACGCGCTGTTCGGGGGTGGCTGA
- a CDS encoding pilus assembly protein TadG-related protein, whose product MRDERGQAFPIYVVVVAGLLFAALAFFAVGQASVVRSDAQGAADAAALAAAGDARDHLVPGVDLITLKPEDWKEILEGDLLYAGGACGAARDFAAKNDATAVSCDPGLPRFRVEVETTGTVGDSVVPGVSGRHGTADATAVIEPRCQLGGSVGEPSPTPSPGSEEKPSSVEIKCKGGVIRFDPAKPEPWRTLARTLFAVRLVD is encoded by the coding sequence TTGCGTGACGAGCGCGGGCAGGCTTTCCCCATCTATGTGGTCGTGGTGGCAGGTCTGCTCTTCGCTGCGTTGGCGTTCTTCGCCGTCGGACAGGCTTCAGTGGTGCGGAGTGACGCGCAAGGTGCTGCCGATGCTGCGGCACTGGCGGCAGCGGGTGATGCCAGGGACCACCTCGTGCCAGGAGTTGACCTAATCACGCTCAAACCCGAGGACTGGAAGGAGATCCTTGAGGGCGATCTCTTGTACGCGGGGGGAGCCTGCGGCGCCGCTCGGGACTTCGCCGCGAAGAACGACGCCACGGCCGTCAGCTGTGACCCCGGTCTGCCGCGCTTCAGGGTCGAAGTGGAGACCACGGGCACGGTAGGAGACTCGGTGGTCCCCGGAGTCAGCGGTCGGCACGGTACGGCCGATGCGACGGCAGTCATCGAACCACGCTGCCAGTTGGGCGGGTCCGTCGGCGAGCCATCGCCGACACCGTCGCCCGGCAGTGAGGAGAAGCCGAGCTCGGTCGAGATCAAGTGCAAGGGCGGCGTCATCAGGTTTGACCCTGCGAAGCCTGAACCGTGGCGCACGTTGGCAAGGACACTCTTTGCCGTGCGACTGGTCGACTGA
- a CDS encoding type VII secretion system-associated protein, giving the protein MSESLTPDPARWITESMRAEAAKNPGSWVYAIDPFVDSHGRVPPYAIVGAWKVDDEGVITDEFKGNSKYRPSPRAMGMPEPTDAVDAAIQLAVTGYGPEAAICQVLAKSSVFLLPESLVGLGGHLAVAGGKRVLEVFTDARHAPGTAPELRKMDALRLAASLPIDTHLKLNPGGFVSVEVPVADLLS; this is encoded by the coding sequence ATGAGTGAATCACTGACTCCAGACCCGGCTCGATGGATCACGGAATCCATGCGCGCGGAGGCGGCGAAAAACCCTGGTTCCTGGGTTTATGCGATCGATCCGTTCGTCGATTCTCATGGTCGGGTCCCGCCCTACGCCATCGTGGGCGCCTGGAAAGTCGACGACGAGGGTGTGATCACCGATGAATTCAAGGGTAACTCGAAATATCGCCCTTCCCCTCGCGCCATGGGAATGCCTGAGCCGACCGATGCGGTAGACGCGGCCATTCAGCTTGCTGTCACCGGGTACGGGCCCGAAGCTGCCATCTGTCAGGTACTCGCGAAATCCAGTGTCTTTCTGCTCCCTGAATCGCTCGTTGGCCTCGGGGGACATCTCGCGGTAGCAGGCGGAAAGAGGGTCCTGGAAGTCTTCACCGACGCACGTCATGCCCCCGGCACGGCTCCTGAGCTGCGCAAGATGGATGCTCTCCGACTCGCAGCCAGTCTGCCGATCGATACGCACCTGAAACTGAACCCCGGCGGCTTCGTTTCCGTGGAAGTTCCTGTCGCGGATCTACTGAGCTGA
- a CDS encoding TetR/AcrR family transcriptional regulator, with amino-acid sequence MDDEEARTRLLDAAEALFYADGIQAVGMDRVRAESGVPLKRLYRLYPAKESLVAAYLERRDERWMTSLRRAVTEAAKASASLGPGPSAAPVLAVFDWLAAWFCEPDFRGCAFLNAYGELGARGPAPILDVVRRHKARLRSLLADLTGPAEEALADQLLILVEGATVTAALDPGPAPAHRAREVAERLIRSLSPPSAP; translated from the coding sequence ATGGACGACGAAGAGGCCCGCACCCGACTCCTGGACGCGGCGGAGGCACTGTTCTACGCCGACGGCATCCAGGCGGTCGGCATGGACCGCGTCCGCGCGGAGTCCGGCGTCCCCCTCAAACGGCTCTACCGGCTCTACCCGGCGAAGGAATCCCTGGTCGCGGCGTATCTGGAGCGCCGCGACGAGCGCTGGATGACGAGTCTGCGCAGGGCGGTGACGGAGGCGGCGAAAGCCTCGGCCTCCCTGGGCCCGGGGCCTTCGGCGGCCCCGGTCCTCGCGGTCTTCGACTGGCTGGCGGCCTGGTTCTGCGAGCCGGACTTCCGGGGCTGCGCGTTCCTGAACGCGTACGGGGAGCTGGGCGCGCGCGGCCCGGCTCCCATCCTGGACGTCGTACGCCGCCACAAGGCGCGGCTGCGCTCGCTCCTGGCCGACCTGACCGGCCCGGCGGAGGAAGCCCTGGCGGACCAGCTCCTCATCCTGGTCGAGGGCGCAACGGTGACCGCCGCCCTGGATCCGGGCCCGGCGCCGGCCCACCGGGCCCGGGAGGTGGCGGAGCGGCTGATCCGGAGTCTCAGCCCGCCTTCCGCACCATGA
- a CDS encoding prepilin peptidase, whose amino-acid sequence MTVVVIVLAAGYGVGVGLLLPRAVWRLGVEAGEGWRERCPEGHVLPGWLGAARCRVPSGQAPPHTYGRRALPLAALTGTVCAALGAAVGPRPEAVVYVGLAPVLVLLALVDRAVHRLPDVLTLPLAAAAAAGLGAAALLPGAAGDWRRALFGGLLLATGYLALFLVNPAGMGFGDVKLALSLGVALGWYGWGVWAAGAFLGFLYGALYGLFLLLRGSATRGQGFAFGPFMAAGAFTGVLLAGFGA is encoded by the coding sequence GTGACGGTTGTGGTGATCGTTCTGGCCGCCGGGTACGGCGTCGGCGTGGGGTTGTTGCTGCCGCGTGCGGTCTGGCGGCTGGGCGTCGAGGCGGGAGAGGGCTGGCGTGAGCGGTGTCCGGAGGGGCATGTGCTGCCGGGGTGGCTCGGGGCCGCCCGCTGCCGGGTTCCCTCCGGACAGGCCCCGCCGCACACGTACGGCCGGCGGGCCCTTCCCCTCGCCGCCCTCACCGGGACGGTCTGCGCCGCGCTCGGGGCGGCCGTGGGGCCGCGGCCCGAGGCGGTGGTCTACGTGGGGCTCGCCCCGGTGCTCGTGCTGCTCGCCCTCGTCGACCGCGCCGTGCACCGGCTCCCCGACGTACTGACCCTCCCGCTCGCCGCCGCGGCCGCCGCCGGCCTCGGGGCGGCGGCCCTCCTGCCCGGCGCCGCGGGCGACTGGCGGCGCGCGCTTTTCGGCGGCCTCCTGCTCGCGACCGGCTACCTGGCGCTCTTCCTGGTCAACCCCGCGGGGATGGGCTTCGGCGACGTCAAGCTGGCGCTCTCGCTGGGGGTCGCTCTTGGGTGGTACGGGTGGGGGGTATGGGCGGCCGGGGCCTTCCTGGGCTTCCTCTACGGGGCCCTGTACGGCCTCTTCCTGCTGCTGCGCGGCTCCGCGACCCGCGGGCAGGGCTTCGCCTTCGGCCCGTTCATGGCCGCCGGAGCCTTTACCGGAGTGCTGCTGGCCGGCTTCGGAGCGTAA
- a CDS encoding scabin-related ADP-ribosyltransferase, whose amino-acid sequence MAGLKGLGNIEIPKIDTDGAIALPEGAVVRPNGTIDVPAGTPVPEGAAKLPDGTVKLPEGTTPLPPGTVKLPGNGAARFMDIDGNIYRADGSVLQRADESPVETAPGKTPAKPDTDAPLHATPGKAEPPVKVDAPIKVEAPERVLATVGGRADDGVHLGSEVSAPLHYADHTPGPHSDITPGGMADNSMHNSHTHPTPTGGGSHATDTTPTGGATHTDTPSTGGGHGDGPATGSGHGGGGDAGNGAGGPGAGAAHGGEPNRLAAATDDSVDLDQLGMPVVWRTDEAPLYRSDNRKPEEIFESGFEPLDPASVDLRHYVEESDHSAFISTSYRDDIGDDFGGKYTYELDLPGGIDVNTSMGPHPLDYEMEIAFPGGIRPEYIKGARPYSYRTGELGDLIPNPNYRPEAERVP is encoded by the coding sequence ATGGCCGGCCTGAAGGGCCTGGGCAACATCGAGATCCCGAAGATCGACACGGACGGCGCGATCGCCCTCCCCGAGGGCGCGGTCGTGCGGCCGAACGGCACGATCGACGTCCCGGCCGGCACCCCGGTCCCCGAGGGCGCGGCCAAGCTCCCGGACGGCACGGTCAAGCTCCCCGAGGGCACGACCCCGCTCCCGCCGGGCACGGTGAAGCTGCCGGGGAACGGCGCGGCGCGGTTCATGGACATCGACGGCAACATCTACAGGGCCGACGGCAGCGTCCTCCAGCGCGCCGACGAGTCGCCGGTCGAGACGGCCCCGGGCAAGACCCCCGCCAAGCCGGACACGGACGCCCCCCTGCACGCCACCCCGGGCAAGGCCGAGCCCCCGGTTAAGGTTGACGCCCCGATCAAGGTCGAGGCCCCGGAACGCGTCCTGGCGACGGTCGGCGGCCGCGCGGACGACGGCGTCCACCTCGGCTCCGAGGTCTCGGCCCCGCTCCACTACGCAGACCACACCCCGGGGCCGCATTCGGACATCACTCCTGGCGGTATGGCCGACAACAGCATGCACAACAGCCACACCCACCCCACCCCGACCGGTGGTGGAAGCCACGCTACGGACACCACACCGACGGGCGGTGCCACCCACACGGACACCCCATCCACGGGCGGCGGCCACGGTGACGGCCCTGCCACTGGTAGCGGCCACGGCGGTGGTGGCGATGCGGGCAACGGGGCGGGCGGACCTGGGGCGGGTGCAGCACACGGGGGCGAGCCGAACCGACTCGCCGCGGCGACGGACGACAGCGTCGATCTCGACCAACTGGGCATGCCGGTCGTTTGGCGTACCGACGAAGCTCCCTTGTACCGGAGCGACAACAGGAAGCCCGAGGAGATCTTCGAGAGCGGCTTCGAGCCCTTGGACCCCGCAAGTGTCGACCTTCGTCACTATGTCGAAGAGAGTGATCACTCGGCGTTCATCAGCACCTCGTACCGTGATGACATTGGTGATGACTTCGGTGGAAAGTACACTTATGAGCTCGATCTGCCGGGCGGCATCGATGTGAACACCTCCATGGGGCCCCACCCCCTCGACTACGAGATGGAAATCGCGTTCCCCGGTGGGATTCGACCCGAGTACATCAAGGGAGCTCGTCCGTACAGCTATAGGACGGGTGAACTTGGTGACCTGATCCCCAACCCGAACTATCGTCCTGAGGCTGAACGTGTCCCGTGA
- a CDS encoding OmpA family protein, with translation MTKSHRITAATTVVGLVIAGAHLVGTSTAHADEVKPSVPPGSEPSASAPVPIDSSSPGLKIPQGGTLAPAKVLDIAEVVEDLGGEQRRQETNQTVMMALQSEVLFPEDSAVFNAQAAARIQAIAAEINTQKATRIRVFGFTDDQGSYEHGKELSKKRADAVQAELAKTVTNPSVVFDVRGYSEDYPIADNGTEEGRKKNRRVEITFPRTSGG, from the coding sequence ATGACAAAAAGCCACCGCATCACCGCCGCCACGACCGTCGTCGGCCTTGTCATCGCCGGTGCACACCTCGTCGGCACGAGCACGGCCCACGCCGACGAAGTCAAGCCGTCCGTACCCCCCGGCTCAGAGCCATCCGCCTCCGCCCCCGTCCCCATCGACTCCAGCTCCCCCGGCCTGAAGATCCCCCAGGGCGGCACCCTGGCTCCCGCCAAGGTGCTCGACATCGCCGAAGTCGTCGAAGACCTCGGCGGTGAGCAGCGCCGTCAGGAGACCAACCAGACGGTCATGATGGCGTTGCAGTCCGAGGTCCTCTTCCCCGAAGACAGCGCCGTCTTCAACGCACAGGCCGCCGCCCGCATACAAGCCATCGCCGCCGAGATCAACACGCAGAAGGCAACCCGCATCCGTGTCTTCGGCTTCACCGACGACCAGGGCAGCTACGAACACGGCAAGGAACTCTCCAAGAAGCGCGCCGACGCCGTCCAGGCCGAGCTGGCCAAGACCGTCACCAACCCAAGCGTCGTCTTCGACGTCCGCGGGTACAGCGAGGACTACCCGATCGCCGACAACGGCACCGAAGAGGGCCGCAAGAAGAACCGCCGCGTCGAGATCACCTTCCCCCGCACCTCGGGCGGCTGA